A single genomic interval of Pomacea canaliculata isolate SZHN2017 linkage group LG5, ASM307304v1, whole genome shotgun sequence harbors:
- the LOC112565313 gene encoding uncharacterized protein LOC112565313 isoform X2: MSKTTSKSQIKGSPGLEPLLLRYPPCKPATKLQWLPQRGDLQDLRSRFGFQVPMSVEYLPPKPQACRPVSVRTRSVVQYLQDLCQKQTEFQRSVFTDPQEKMMEQAADRNSSWSIYTAKQRRMQNEAKKKAEPLVTKEDWVEFHGLFPACCQDAKRASKDRLYGLKKKKPPSQYKASMKLAEAWSRRLNRLNDESQRFGQHDQHCAQVRMCKIQMTQEHQNRCFDMLNSYEERTDPRRLTIKFEQMRKSIARQPRPRCPRTLKSVDIPVVYRHSEAEEPVLLVFEDDQVNNEHQPSSSPGHNGESHRDDEILQWQDRDDKHI; encoded by the exons ATGAGCAA GACCACATCGAAGTCACAAATCAAAGGTAGTCCGGGTTTGGAGCCCTTATTGCTCCGCTACCCACCTTGCAAGCCAGCGACCAAATTACAGTGGTTACCTCAACGTGGGGATTTGCAG GATTTACGAAGTCGTTTCGGGTTTCAAGTCCCTATGTCTGTGGAATACCTGCCACCGAAGCCACAGGCTTGTAGACCAGTTTCTGTCCGGACTCGATCCGTCGTGCAGTACCTTCAGGACCTCTGCCAGAAGCAAACGGAATTCCAGAG ATCAGTGTTTACAGACCCCCAGGAGAAGATGATGGAGCAGGCTGCGGACCGCAATAGTTCCTGGTCCATTTATACTGCCAAACAACGCCGCATGCAAAATGAAGCCAAGAAGAAGGCCGAGCCCCTCGTCACAAAGGAGGACTGGGTAGAATTCCATGGACTTTTCCCCGCCTGCTGTCAGGATGCTAAGAGAGCGTCCAAAGATCGCTTGTACGggcttaagaaaaagaaaccccCGAGCCAGTATAAAGCCAGTATGAAGTTG gCGGAAGCGTGGTCACGCCGTCTAAACCGATTGAATGATGAGTCTCAGCGCTTTGGGCAGCATGACCAACACTGTGCACAAGTCAGGATGTGCAA GATACAAATGACTCAGGAACATCAAAACAGATGTTTCGACATGTTAAATTCATATGAAGAGAGGACCGACCCACGCAGGCTGACGATAAAGTTCGAACAGATGAGAAAGTCTATCGCAAGACAACCAAGACCAAGATGTCCAAGAACTTTGAAATCAGTCGACATTCCTGTGGTGTACAGACATTCTGAAGCAGAGGAACCGGTTTTGCTTGTATTTGAGGATGATCAGGTCAACAATGAACATCAGCCGAGTAGTTCACCAGGGCACAACGGCGAAAGCCATAGAGACGATGAGATCCTCCAGTGGCAGGACCGCGATGACAAACACATTTAG
- the LOC112565313 gene encoding uncharacterized protein LOC112565313 isoform X1 — protein MSNRTTSKSQIKGSPGLEPLLLRYPPCKPATKLQWLPQRGDLQDLRSRFGFQVPMSVEYLPPKPQACRPVSVRTRSVVQYLQDLCQKQTEFQRSVFTDPQEKMMEQAADRNSSWSIYTAKQRRMQNEAKKKAEPLVTKEDWVEFHGLFPACCQDAKRASKDRLYGLKKKKPPSQYKASMKLAEAWSRRLNRLNDESQRFGQHDQHCAQVRMCKIQMTQEHQNRCFDMLNSYEERTDPRRLTIKFEQMRKSIARQPRPRCPRTLKSVDIPVVYRHSEAEEPVLLVFEDDQVNNEHQPSSSPGHNGESHRDDEILQWQDRDDKHI, from the exons ATGAGCAA cagGACCACATCGAAGTCACAAATCAAAGGTAGTCCGGGTTTGGAGCCCTTATTGCTCCGCTACCCACCTTGCAAGCCAGCGACCAAATTACAGTGGTTACCTCAACGTGGGGATTTGCAG GATTTACGAAGTCGTTTCGGGTTTCAAGTCCCTATGTCTGTGGAATACCTGCCACCGAAGCCACAGGCTTGTAGACCAGTTTCTGTCCGGACTCGATCCGTCGTGCAGTACCTTCAGGACCTCTGCCAGAAGCAAACGGAATTCCAGAG ATCAGTGTTTACAGACCCCCAGGAGAAGATGATGGAGCAGGCTGCGGACCGCAATAGTTCCTGGTCCATTTATACTGCCAAACAACGCCGCATGCAAAATGAAGCCAAGAAGAAGGCCGAGCCCCTCGTCACAAAGGAGGACTGGGTAGAATTCCATGGACTTTTCCCCGCCTGCTGTCAGGATGCTAAGAGAGCGTCCAAAGATCGCTTGTACGggcttaagaaaaagaaaccccCGAGCCAGTATAAAGCCAGTATGAAGTTG gCGGAAGCGTGGTCACGCCGTCTAAACCGATTGAATGATGAGTCTCAGCGCTTTGGGCAGCATGACCAACACTGTGCACAAGTCAGGATGTGCAA GATACAAATGACTCAGGAACATCAAAACAGATGTTTCGACATGTTAAATTCATATGAAGAGAGGACCGACCCACGCAGGCTGACGATAAAGTTCGAACAGATGAGAAAGTCTATCGCAAGACAACCAAGACCAAGATGTCCAAGAACTTTGAAATCAGTCGACATTCCTGTGGTGTACAGACATTCTGAAGCAGAGGAACCGGTTTTGCTTGTATTTGAGGATGATCAGGTCAACAATGAACATCAGCCGAGTAGTTCACCAGGGCACAACGGCGAAAGCCATAGAGACGATGAGATCCTCCAGTGGCAGGACCGCGATGACAAACACATTTAG